The sequence GCGTGATACACCTCGGCGCCACAGCGGAAGGCTTCCTTGAACGTGGGGGCGCCGACCGGCGCGATCATGAACTCCTGGAAGTCGATTCCGTTGTCGGCGTGCTCGCCTCCGTTGATGATGTTCATCATCGGGACGGGCAGGATGTGGGCATTCGGTCCGCCGAGGTAACGGAACAGCGGCAGACCGGCCGACTCGGCGGCGCCCTTGGCGACGGCGAGTGACACGCCGAGGATGGCGTTGGCACCGAGACGCCCCTTGTCCGGGGTGCCGTCGCAGTCAAGCAGCGCCTGGTCGACAAGGCGCTGGTCCTCTGCCTCCAGACCGATCACGGCCGGTGCCAGCTCACCGAGAACACCTTCGACCGCCTTGGTCACCCCCTTGCCGCCGTAACGCTCACCGCCGTCGCGCAATTCGACGGCCTCGTGCTCACCGGTCGATGCACCAGAGGGGACCGCCGCGCGGGTGAAGGTGCCGTCGTCGAGAACCACTTCGACCTCGACGGTCGGATTGCCCCGCGAATCGAGAATCTCGCGTGCACCGACCTGCTCGATCATTGCCACAGCTGTGCCCCTTTATGGTCGACGGGGTCGACGCCACTTCAACGCCGACGGGTACGGCACAAAGCCTAATCGTTGCCCGCTGGGCGCACGTGACAAGGGATGGACCCGGCCACAGCCTCAGTATCGGACGTTCACCGAGTAGGCATTGGCTCGGTCACGCACGTCGAGGACGTACTTCATCGAGTTGTTGTAGACCTTCACCGCGTCCTCCCAGCCCTCCGCGGTGGTCATGTCGCCCCCAGAGGAGACGCAGAGATAGCGAGCCGCCGACAGCGCGGCGTCGTCGATGTTGTCGGGATCGGCCCTGCCGTCACCGTTGGCATCCACCCCGTAGCGCTTCCATGTCTCCGGGATGAACTGGAACGGGCCCATCGCGCGGTCGTGTGTGGAGTCGCCGTCGAGCTTCCCGCCATCGGTGTCGTGGATCTGCATGTTTCCCCTGGTGCCGTCGAGGGCCACGCCACGGATCGGCGGCGCAGTATCGCCGTTGGCCGCGATGTCGGTGCCGTGGTGGGTACCGTGCTTGCTCTCCACCGCCGCGACCCCGGCAAGCGTTGTCCACGCGAGTCCGCATTCCGGGTGTTGCTGACGCTGGATCTCGGCAGCGTTGCCGTATGCCTCGAGCGCGATCAGCGGGATGCCGGTCGAGTCGGAAATGGGCCCGGCCCAGCCACGGAGGAGTTCGGCGGTGCGCCCTGGCGCGTTGACGTCGATGTACGGGGTCGGCACTCCTGGCCCGGGCGGAATGCCGTCGGGGATGTCGGGACGGTTCACGGAGGGAAGGTCGAGACATGCCGAGGCGACGAGCGCGGTCGCGCCGATCATCAGCGGA is a genomic window of Gordonia sp. SID5947 containing:
- a CDS encoding lytic murein transglycosylase; the encoded protein is MAPLMIGATALVASACLDLPSVNRPDIPDGIPPGPGVPTPYIDVNAPGRTAELLRGWAGPISDSTGIPLIALEAYGNAAEIQRQQHPECGLAWTTLAGVAAVESKHGTHHGTDIAANGDTAPPIRGVALDGTRGNMQIHDTDGGKLDGDSTHDRAMGPFQFIPETWKRYGVDANGDGRADPDNIDDAALSAARYLCVSSGGDMTTAEGWEDAVKVYNNSMKYVLDVRDRANAYSVNVRY